The genomic stretch TACTCTATATTCTTCTAATTCCTTACTTAGTGAGAACATCATGTATAAATTGTATAAGCAATATTAAATTTTGCAGTTCGTAGTAATACGAGAGAGTAAGAAATTTAAGTTAAAGTTAAAAAGTTAAGTTAGGGGTATCTAGCCCTCAGACAGCCCCGTAGCGGGTAGAGTGAGGAGGGCTTCCTGCCGTATAATGGGTGCATAGATCCTTGGAGCTGGTTTATATAATTCAAATATTACTAACAAGCATAATGCTTATTCATACATCATTTTTAGATCTAAAAACTAGAGAGATTGATCTTAAAATTTGGTTAATCTACTCTCCTCTTGTTATATTATTCGTTTTTGAATATCATGATTTATCACTTTTTCTATATTTATATTCAGTAATAACTACTAATCTTCTTATACTGATTTTTTATTGGCTATCTTTGATGGGGGGTGCTGATTTATTTCTATCACTTATTTTATCATTTAGTAACGCTTCTGTAAGACCGCTTTTTTACTCTGAGTTATCTATTATAGGTTTAGAACCACTAACTATTTTATTATATTCTTCTATCTTTATTTTCCTCTCTGGTTTATTTAATTTTGTAAAAAATTATAAATATACATATAATTATCCACTTACCACTAGGATTGTATTAGCCTTATCTGGTAAGAGGATTACAGTAAGAGAATTTCTGAATTCGAAATTTCTTTTTCCGTTAACTCAAATTGATGAAAAGAACGGTGTAAGTACTTTAAGAACTACTTTTTCCGTAGAAGAGGACGATGCTGAGTGGAGAAAAAAATTTAAGGAGTACGTAGAAAAAGGGCTAGTAAAAGAAGATGATTATATATGGGTTATGTGGGGAGTTCCAGTTATACCCTTTATTGCTTTAGGTTATTTCATAAGTTTAATCATAGGTCTCCCAATCTAAATTCTTAAAATATAGTACAAAATTATAAGACCCAAAAGGCTAAGAGTTGCTATTGCCATTGAAGGATAAGCATACATAGGATTATCATATGAAGACCACATCATA from Sulfolobus sp. S-194 encodes the following:
- a CDS encoding A24 family peptidase C-terminal domain-containing protein is translated as MLIHTSFLDLKTREIDLKIWLIYSPLVILFVFEYHDLSLFLYLYSVITTNLLILIFYWLSLMGGADLFLSLILSFSNASVRPLFYSELSIIGLEPLTILLYSSIFIFLSGLFNFVKNYKYTYNYPLTTRIVLALSGKRITVREFLNSKFLFPLTQIDEKNGVSTLRTTFSVEEDDAEWRKKFKEYVEKGLVKEDDYIWVMWGVPVIPFIALGYFISLIIGLPI